One Gossypium hirsutum isolate 1008001.06 chromosome A11, Gossypium_hirsutum_v2.1, whole genome shotgun sequence genomic window carries:
- the LOC107891149 gene encoding beta-glucuronosyltransferase GlcAT14B, which produces MGIKVFMVSFMFTTILLSVLYLPTKLSIPITRFNPMATLNIVHPSNRTYPVTFAYLISASKGDIIKLKRTLHALYHPGNQYLIHLDYEAPASEHKLIAEFVSNHPVFSLVGNVYIVGKPNLVTYRGPTMLATTLHAMSMLLRCCKWDWFINLSASDYPLVTQDDLIHAFSGLPKDLNFIQHSSQLGWKLNKRGKPIIIDPGLYSRNKSEIWWVIKQRTLPTAFKLYTGSAWTVISRSFAEYSIVGWDNLPRTLLLYYTNFVSSPEGYFQTLICNSVDYKNTTVNHDLHYITWDTPPKQHPRSLGLKDYRRMVQSSRPFGRKFKRNDPVLDKIDRELLKRRHGKFTYGGWCAENGKKQKACSSLQGENYGVLKPGAGSRRLKSLLTKIASARSFSKRQCRP; this is translated from the exons ATGGGGATCAAAGTTTTCATGGTTTCTTTCATGTTTACCACTATTCTGTTGTCTGTTTTGTACCTCCCCACTAAACTAAGCATCCCCATTACAAGGTTCAATCCTATGGCAACCTTAAACATTGTACACCCATCCAACAGGACATACCCGGTTACCTTTGCCTACTTAATCTCAGCATCCAAAGGGGATATAATCAAGCTAAAACGTACCCTACATGCTCTGTATCACCCTGGAAATCAGTATCTGATCCATCTGGATTACGAGGCGCCTGCCTCGGAGCACAAGCTAATTGCAGAGTTCGTATCCAATCACCCAGTATTTAGCTTGGTTGGTAATGTTTATATTGTTGGGAAACCCAACTTGGTTACTTATAGAGGTCCAACTATGCTTGCTACAACTCTTCATGCTATGTCAATGCTTTTGAGATGCTGCAAATGGGATTGGTTTATTAACCTCAGTGCTTCCGATTATCCTTTAGTAACTCAAGATG ATCTGATTCATGCCTTTTCTGGTTTGCCAAAAGATCTCAATTTCATTCAACATAGCAGTCAGCTGGGCTGGAAACT GAATAAGAGAGGGAAACCCATAATAATAGATCCGGGGCTTTACAGCAGGAACAAGTCAGAAATCTGGTGGGTTATTAAGCAAAGGACACTACCAACGGCTTTCAAGCTTTATACAG GTTCAGCTTGGACTGTGATCTCAAGATCCTTTGCTGAGTACTCCATTGTTGGGTGGGACAACCTGCCTAGGACTTTGTTACTTTACTATACCAACTTTGTGTCTTCTCCAGAAGGTTACTTTCAGACATTGATATGCAACTCAGTAGACTACAAAAACACAACAGTGAACCATGACCTTCACTACATCACATGGGACACTCCTCCAAAACAGCACCCAAGGTCCCTAGGACTCAAAGATTATAGAAGAATGGTTCAGAGCAGCCGCCCATTTGGCAGAAAATTCAAGAGAAATGACCCAGTTCTTGACAAAATCGACAGGGAGCTTCTCAAGAGGAGGCATGGAAAGTTTACATATGGGGGTTGGTGTGCTGAAAATGGGAAGAAACAAAAGGCATGCTCTAGTTTACAGGGTGAGAATTATGGTGTTTTGAAACCTGGAGCTGGCTCTAGGAGGTTAAAATCTTTGTTGACTAAAATTGCTTCAGCAAGGAGTTTCAGTAAGAGGCAGTGTAGACCATag
- the LOC107891136 gene encoding pentatricopeptide repeat-containing protein At3g18970: protein MQSLSRFSFLPLLNLQKPISSYHLKQIHAQLITNGLKEPSFFAKLIENYCLLSSPQNTKYARLIFEHFHTQSLFLFNTLLRCSQPNDSIFTFAYWVSKGLLVFDDFTYIFVLGACARSQSLSTLWLGRQVHVKAFKSGLMSNLLVKTTLIHFYANNKDILLARSVFDEMTERSSATWNAMIKGYTSQRGRSKKCCREALVLFRDMLNDVSGQIPTDTTMVCVLSACSQLGEIYSGACVHGFIEKTIWVPESDVFIGTGLVDMYAKCGYIDSALSIFRLMSVKNVLTWTAMGTGLAVHGRGKEALELLDAMEGSGIKPNPVTFTTLFSACCHTGLVEEGLHLFHNMRSRFGLDPQIQHYGCIVDLLGRAGYLNEAYDFIIEIPIKPDAVLWRSLLSACTIHGDLAMAEKVGKILLRLEPPKNSLHMPITSEDYIALSNVYASTGRWRQVEMVRNKMKLKRVETKPGGSYIRTVCSSP from the coding sequence ATGCAGTCTCtatcaaggttcagcttcttgcCTCTATTAAACCTCCAAAAACCAATATCTTCATACCACCTTAAACAAATCCATGCCCAGTTAATCACCAATGGCCTCAAAGAACCCTCCTTTTTTGCCAAACTAATTGAAAACTACTGCCTTTTATCCTCTCCACAAAATACCAAATATGCACGGTTGATATTCGAACACTTTCACACTCAAAGTTTGTTCCTTTTCAACACTTTGTTAAGATGCAGCCAACCCAACGACTCAATCTTTACTTTTGCCTATTGGGTTTCAAAAGGACTcttagtttttgatgatttcacTTATATTTTTGTGCTTGGAGCTTGTGCTAGATCGCAATCATTGTCTACATTATGGTTAGGAAGGCAAGTTCATGTAAAAGCTTTTAAATCTGGTCTTATGTCAAATCTTTTGGTGAAGACTACGTTGATTCATTTCTATGCAAATAATAAGGATATTTTGTTAGCAAGAAGTGTGTTTGATGAAATGACTGAGAGAAGCAGTGCTACCTGGAATGCCATGATTAAAGGCTATACTTCACAAAGGGGGAGATCTAAGAAATGTTGTAGGGAAGCTTTGGTGCTTTTTAGAGATATGTTAAATGATGTTTCCGGGCAGATTCCTACTGATACTACCATGGTTTGTGTTCTTTCAGCTTGTTCTCAATTAGGAGAGATTTACAGTGGGGCTTGTGTTCATGGTTTTATAGAGAAGACAATTTGGGTGCCTGAAAGTGATGTTTTTATTGGAACTGGTCTTGTTGACATGTATGCAAAATGTGGGTACATTGATAGTGCTTTAAGCATTTTTAGGCTAATGAGTGTGAAAAATGTTCTGACTTGGACTGCCATGGGAACTGGCTTAGCTGTTCATGGGAGAGGAAAAGAAGCATTGGAACTTCTAGATGCAATGGAGGGTTCAGGTATTAAACCTAATCCAGTGACTTTCACTACCTTGTTTTCAGCTTGCTGTCATACAGGGCTTGTTGAAGAGGGACTTCACTTGTTTCACAATATGAGGAGCAGGTTTGGTCTTGACCCTCAGATACAACATTATGGTTGCATTGTTGATCTTCTAGGCAGGGCAGGATATCTAAATGAAGCCTATGATTTCATCATAGAGATTCCAATCAAACCTGATGCCGTATTATGGCGGAGCTTATTAAGTGCATGTACTATTCATGGAGATCTTGCAATGGCTGAAAAAGTGGGGAAGATTTTGCTCCGGTTAGAGCCACCGAAGAATTCTTTACATATGCCTATTACAAGTGAAGATTATATAGCTTTATCAAATGTTTATGCTTCTACTGGAAGATGGCGACAAGTGGAGATGGTAAGAAACAAAATGAAGTTAAAGAGGGTAGAAACCAAACCTGGTGGTAGTTACATACGGACCGTCTGCAGTTCACCTTGA